The following coding sequences are from one Canis lupus baileyi chromosome 19, mCanLup2.hap1, whole genome shotgun sequence window:
- the NICN1 gene encoding nicolin-1 has product MSRVSVPCHVKGTVALQVGDVRTSQGRPGVLVIDVTFPSVAPFELQEIMFKNYYTAFLSIRVRQHTSTHTPAKWVTCLRDYCLMPDPHSEEGAQEYVSLFKHQMLCDMARVLELRLILRQPSPLWLSFTVEELQIYQQGPKSPSMTFPKWLSHPVPCEQPAPLIEGLPDPNRVSSEVQQMWALTEMIRASHTSTRIGRFDVDGCYDLNLLSYT; this is encoded by the exons ATGTCCCGCGTGTCGGTGCCCTGCCATGTGAAAGGTACCGTGGCCCTGCAGGTGGGCGACGTGCGAACCTCCCAAGGCCGGCCTGGTGTGCTGGTCATCGATGTCACCTTCCCCAGCGTCGCGCCCTTTGAG TTACAGGAGATAATGTTTAAGAATTACTACACAGCCTTTCTGAGCATCCGTGTTCGCCAGCATACCTCAACACACACACCAGCCAAGTGGGTGACCTGCCTGCGGGACTACTGCCTCATGCCTGATCCACACAgtgaggagggagcccaggagTATGTATCGTTGTTCAAGCATCAG ATGCTGTGTGACATGGCCAGAGTACTGGAACTGCGCCTGATTCTGCGACAGCCATCACCACTATGGCTGTCTTTCACAGTGGAGGAACTGCAGATTTACCAGCAGGGACCAAAG AGCCCCTCCATGACCTTCCCCAAGTGGCTTTCCCACCCAGTGCCTTGTGAGCAGCCTGCTCCCCTCATTGAG GGTCTCCCAGACCCCAACAGGGTATCCTCCGAGGTGCAGCAGATGTGGGCGCTGACAGAGATGATCCGGGCCAGTCACACCTCTACAAGGATCGGCCGCTTTGAT GTGGATGGCTGTTATGACCTCAACTTGCTCTCCTACACTTGA